A window of Streptomyces sp. SAI-127 contains these coding sequences:
- a CDS encoding DUF5707 domain-containing protein, whose product MSRRVVLSVVAGVVVLGGAGTFALAYAGEQPPSVAHSAARYAAPDGDRTGSLTFTTDVTGSAGIKNVKVLAWPANSTFAKKALTAKDMAAVESAVCKPSGEDTVRCTYTATVTRADAEASPRGLWHVAVLATAKDGDTTLDTKAADFTVE is encoded by the coding sequence ATGTCGCGACGTGTCGTTCTGTCCGTGGTTGCCGGTGTCGTCGTCCTCGGTGGTGCCGGGACCTTCGCCCTCGCCTACGCCGGGGAGCAGCCTCCTTCTGTGGCGCACAGCGCCGCCCGTTACGCTGCCCCCGACGGCGACCGCACTGGCTCATTGACCTTCACCACTGACGTCACGGGGTCCGCTGGCATCAAGAACGTGAAGGTCCTGGCCTGGCCGGCGAACTCGACCTTCGCGAAGAAGGCACTGACTGCCAAGGACATGGCCGCCGTGGAATCGGCCGTCTGCAAGCCGTCCGGTGAGGACACCGTGCGCTGCACCTATACCGCCACCGTCACCCGCGCCGACGCCGAGGCGTCCCCGCGCGGTCTGTGGCACGTCGCCGTACTGGCCACCGCCAAGGACGGCGACACGACGCTGGACACCAAGGCGGCCGACTTCACCGTTGAGTGA
- a CDS encoding DUF2461 family protein — translation MSRQFAGWDESAFDVLLRLEGEPSPEVMREIRKDRERLVRQPMVSLLHDLAWADPAFEDHSVWRYGKTPWWWQNQSAVARIARNVEIGLRFNLDGLQVKGAWWYADSDQIRRFRAAVAAEASGSVLGDVVAELRDKGYEITGDLLKRAPREYPADHPRAALLRHRSLLAVRYLGCDAWLQTPEVVDRVLATHEDLSPLLSWLTDHVAA, via the coding sequence ATGTCGAGGCAGTTCGCCGGTTGGGACGAGTCGGCGTTCGACGTGTTGTTGCGTCTTGAAGGTGAGCCGTCACCAGAGGTGATGCGCGAAATCCGCAAGGATCGCGAACGTCTCGTACGGCAACCGATGGTCTCGCTGCTCCACGACCTGGCATGGGCGGATCCCGCCTTCGAGGACCATTCTGTGTGGCGGTACGGGAAGACACCGTGGTGGTGGCAGAACCAGTCCGCCGTGGCACGCATCGCCCGGAACGTCGAGATCGGGCTGCGCTTCAATCTGGATGGTTTGCAGGTGAAGGGTGCGTGGTGGTACGCCGACTCCGATCAGATCCGTAGGTTCAGGGCGGCGGTCGCCGCTGAGGCAAGCGGTTCCGTATTGGGCGATGTTGTCGCGGAACTACGTGACAAGGGGTACGAGATCACCGGGGACCTTCTGAAGCGTGCGCCCAGGGAGTACCCCGCCGACCATCCTCGAGCAGCGTTGTTGCGCCACCGATCGCTTCTCGCCGTGCGGTACCTCGGCTGTGACGCATGGCTGCAGACGCCGGAGGTCGTCGACCGCGTGCTGGCCACGCACGAGGACCTCAGCCCGCTGCTCAGCTGGCTGACAGACCATGTCGCCGCTTGA
- a CDS encoding LacI family DNA-binding transcriptional regulator, whose product MGRRIGIKDVAAAAGVSATTVSHILNEVEGKRINPETRQRVLETARQLGYAPNGLARGLRLKRSNTIGFVSDQIATTPHAGRIILGAQEEAAKHDLLLLMLNTGGDPELERKEIDLLLQRQVDGVLYASMYHRVVEVPEQLRSVPTVLLDARSDDPGVPSVVPDEVLGGHTAVRELLRHGHRRIGFINNVDDIPATHGRLEGYRRALAEAGLAEDPRLVVTETADAAGGYRAALTLLQTAERPTALFCFADRMAMGVYRAAAELGLSIPDDLSVIGFDNQELICDGLYPGLTTVALPHYEMGAHAVVQLLTLTGAADHGTGPAAQHMLPCPLVARASVASPPRL is encoded by the coding sequence ATGGGCAGGCGGATCGGAATCAAGGACGTGGCGGCGGCCGCCGGCGTCTCGGCCACGACCGTCTCCCACATCCTCAACGAGGTCGAGGGCAAGCGCATCAATCCCGAGACCCGGCAGCGCGTCCTCGAAACCGCCCGGCAGCTCGGGTACGCGCCCAACGGACTGGCACGGGGGCTGCGGCTGAAGCGGTCCAACACCATCGGGTTCGTCAGCGACCAGATCGCCACCACGCCCCACGCCGGCCGGATCATCCTCGGAGCCCAGGAAGAAGCGGCCAAGCACGACCTGCTGCTGCTCATGCTGAACACCGGCGGCGACCCGGAGCTGGAGCGCAAGGAGATCGACCTGCTGCTCCAGCGCCAGGTCGACGGCGTGCTGTACGCCTCGATGTACCACAGGGTCGTGGAGGTGCCGGAGCAGCTGCGCTCCGTCCCCACCGTGTTGCTGGACGCGCGCTCCGACGACCCCGGCGTGCCCTCGGTCGTACCGGACGAAGTCCTCGGCGGCCACACGGCGGTGCGCGAACTGCTCCGCCACGGCCACCGCCGGATCGGCTTCATCAACAACGTCGACGACATCCCGGCCACCCACGGCCGCCTGGAGGGCTACCGGCGTGCTCTCGCCGAGGCGGGCCTCGCCGAAGACCCCCGGCTGGTGGTGACGGAGACCGCGGACGCAGCCGGCGGGTACCGGGCGGCACTCACGCTTCTGCAGACGGCGGAACGGCCCACCGCGCTGTTCTGCTTTGCCGACCGGATGGCCATGGGCGTGTACCGCGCCGCCGCCGAACTGGGACTGTCGATCCCCGACGACCTGTCGGTGATCGGGTTCGACAACCAGGAACTGATCTGTGACGGCTTGTACCCCGGGCTGACCACCGTCGCCCTGCCGCACTACGAGATGGGGGCGCACGCGGTCGTACAGCTGCTCACGCTCACGGGCGCAGCGGACCACGGGACCGGTCCGGCCGCTCAGCACATGCTGCCCTGCCCGCTGGTGGCACGGGCGTCGGTCGCTTCGCCGCCCCGACTCTGA
- a CDS encoding GNAT family N-acetyltransferase: MAITYEWRGDVDNSALNKLHAEGFDHPVGQTDWRTRLRRHSLGWVCAWEGHRLVGFVNVAWDGGVHAFVLDAVVAQRNRSNGVGAALVKAAAEGCRAAGCEWLHVDFEEHLGSFYFDACGFRATTAGLIAL, encoded by the coding sequence ATGGCAATCACATATGAGTGGCGAGGCGACGTCGACAACTCAGCTCTCAACAAGCTGCATGCCGAAGGATTCGATCACCCGGTCGGGCAGACGGACTGGCGTACAAGGCTTCGACGTCACAGCCTCGGCTGGGTCTGCGCGTGGGAAGGTCACCGTTTGGTCGGCTTCGTCAACGTCGCCTGGGACGGCGGCGTCCATGCGTTTGTCCTGGACGCGGTCGTCGCTCAGCGCAATCGTTCGAACGGGGTGGGAGCAGCGCTGGTCAAGGCAGCTGCGGAGGGATGCCGTGCTGCGGGGTGTGAGTGGCTGCATGTCGACTTCGAAGAGCACTTGGGATCGTTCTACTTCGATGCCTGCGGCTTCAGAGCGACGACGGCAGGTCTGATCGCCTTGTGA
- a CDS encoding carbohydrate ABC transporter permease: MTSVSPAPARPGRQRSLLRSLTVQAARIALALFFAFPIVFMLVSSLKPDQQIFGDLDGVKAFLPVGHLSLDNYSGVFDRVPAARFLLNSIGISAVTVVLGIFVNSLAAFALSRMRWRGKKIVLAAVIATLIVPFETFALPLVWWVNQLPWFQVNGFHLTLTEGWLDTYQVQILPFVANAFSIFLFHQYFQSIPKELDEAAVIDGASWFGIYRRIVMPLSGPAIATVAILTFLPAWNSYLWPLMVVQSENLRPVMVGIQYFFQLNPSWGQIMAYSSMITVPVLALFVAFQRAFVSSIASSGVKG, translated from the coding sequence ATGACCTCCGTATCCCCTGCCCCCGCACGACCGGGCCGCCAGAGGTCGCTGCTGCGCTCGCTCACCGTGCAGGCGGCGCGCATCGCGCTCGCGTTGTTCTTCGCCTTCCCGATCGTGTTCATGCTGGTGTCATCGCTCAAGCCCGACCAGCAGATCTTCGGCGACCTGGACGGCGTCAAGGCGTTCCTGCCGGTCGGCCACCTGTCCCTGGACAACTACAGCGGAGTCTTCGACCGGGTGCCCGCTGCCCGGTTCCTGCTCAACTCCATCGGGATCTCAGCCGTCACCGTGGTCCTGGGCATCTTCGTCAACAGCCTCGCGGCGTTCGCCCTGTCACGGATGAGGTGGCGCGGCAAGAAGATCGTGCTCGCCGCCGTGATCGCGACGCTGATCGTGCCGTTCGAGACCTTCGCCCTGCCGCTGGTCTGGTGGGTCAACCAACTGCCCTGGTTCCAGGTGAACGGCTTCCACCTCACCCTGACCGAGGGCTGGCTGGACACCTACCAGGTGCAGATCCTGCCCTTCGTCGCCAACGCCTTCTCCATCTTCCTGTTCCACCAGTACTTCCAGAGCATCCCCAAGGAGCTCGACGAAGCCGCCGTCATCGACGGGGCGAGTTGGTTCGGCATCTACCGGCGCATCGTCATGCCGCTGTCCGGCCCGGCGATCGCCACGGTGGCCATCCTGACCTTCCTGCCGGCCTGGAACTCCTACCTCTGGCCGCTGATGGTCGTCCAGAGCGAGAACCTGCGCCCGGTCATGGTCGGCATCCAGTACTTCTTCCAGCTCAACCCTTCCTGGGGCCAGATCATGGCCTACTCGTCGATGATCACGGTGCCGGTGCTCGCGCTGTTCGTGGCCTTCCAACGGGCCTTCGTCAGCAGCATCGCCTCCAGCGGCGTCAAGGGCTGA
- a CDS encoding sugar ABC transporter permease has translation MSTRPAVDAPPARRAPQGRARRRESLTALGMVSPAVFLLLLFFVIPVVLAFALAFTNARLVSPVPAQFTGLQNFRTLLDDPLFYKSLRNTFYFAAVVVPLQGGLALVLALLVNAKVKGVNFFRTVYFIPVVTSMVVVSILWTFMYQKTGLVNELISHLSLGLVHGPDWLNNPSTSMPAIILMSVWQGVGFHMIIWLAGLQTIPQDLYEAADIDGATRWVRFRYVTWPGLRTTRTFVLITITIAAFSLFAQVSVMTQGGPLDSTTTVVYQAVQTGYAQQQTGYASAISLVFFVLVLAVSLVQRFLTREKG, from the coding sequence ATGTCCACTCGACCCGCTGTCGATGCCCCTCCGGCTCGACGCGCACCGCAGGGGCGTGCACGGCGCAGGGAAAGCCTCACCGCCCTCGGCATGGTGAGCCCCGCCGTGTTCCTGCTGCTGCTGTTCTTCGTCATCCCGGTGGTGCTGGCCTTCGCGCTGGCCTTCACCAACGCCCGCCTGGTCTCCCCGGTCCCCGCCCAGTTCACCGGACTGCAGAACTTCCGCACGCTGCTGGACGACCCGCTGTTCTACAAGTCGCTGCGCAACACCTTCTACTTCGCCGCGGTCGTCGTTCCGCTGCAGGGCGGCCTGGCGCTGGTGCTCGCGCTGCTCGTCAACGCCAAGGTCAAGGGCGTCAACTTCTTCCGGACCGTCTACTTCATCCCGGTCGTCACGTCCATGGTGGTGGTCTCCATCCTGTGGACCTTCATGTACCAGAAGACGGGACTGGTCAACGAGCTCATCTCGCACCTCAGCCTCGGACTCGTACACGGGCCGGACTGGCTGAACAACCCGTCCACGTCCATGCCCGCCATCATCCTCATGTCCGTCTGGCAGGGTGTCGGCTTCCACATGATCATCTGGCTGGCCGGGCTTCAGACCATCCCGCAGGACCTGTACGAGGCAGCGGACATCGACGGCGCCACCCGCTGGGTCCGCTTTCGGTACGTGACCTGGCCCGGCCTACGCACGACCCGCACGTTCGTGCTCATCACCATCACGATCGCCGCGTTCAGCCTGTTCGCTCAGGTCAGCGTCATGACGCAGGGCGGCCCTCTGGACTCGACCACCACGGTCGTCTACCAGGCCGTGCAAACGGGATACGCGCAGCAGCAGACCGGATACGCGTCCGCGATCTCCCTCGTCTTCTTCGTACTGGTGCTGGCGGTCTCCCTCGTCCAGCGCTTCCTCACCAGGGAGAAGGGCTGA
- a CDS encoding dihydrofolate reductase family protein — translation MRKIIVCTFLTLDGVMQAPGGPDEDPESGFEHGGWQKPVADDEVGPAIAGWYEHSDAMLLGRKTYDIFASYWPTADPDNPFTDRMNSMHKYVASRTLTSVEWQNSTLLEGDIVDAVRKLKASDGGNINVVGSGDFAQTLMRNGLVDEYRLTIHPVIIGTGKRLFADGAIPSALEPVSVSTTKGGTIVGVYRPSGKPSYDSYA, via the coding sequence ATGCGCAAGATCATCGTTTGCACCTTCCTGACACTGGACGGCGTCATGCAGGCGCCGGGCGGCCCGGACGAGGACCCTGAGAGCGGCTTCGAGCACGGCGGCTGGCAGAAGCCGGTGGCCGACGACGAGGTCGGTCCGGCTATCGCCGGTTGGTACGAGCACTCCGACGCGATGCTGCTCGGCCGCAAGACGTACGACATCTTCGCGTCGTACTGGCCGACCGCCGATCCCGACAACCCGTTCACCGATCGGATGAACAGCATGCACAAGTACGTGGCGTCTCGGACCCTGACGTCCGTGGAGTGGCAGAACTCCACGCTGCTGGAGGGAGACATCGTCGATGCCGTACGCAAGCTGAAGGCGTCCGACGGCGGCAACATCAACGTCGTCGGGAGCGGCGACTTCGCCCAGACCCTCATGAGGAACGGCCTCGTCGACGAGTACCGGCTGACCATCCATCCGGTGATCATCGGTACCGGTAAGCGGCTGTTCGCCGACGGAGCGATCCCCAGTGCGCTGGAGCCGGTCAGCGTCTCGACGACGAAGGGCGGCACCATCGTCGGCGTCTACCGGCCGAGCGGTAAGCCCAGCTACGACAGCTACGCGTAG
- a CDS encoding extracellular solute-binding protein, which produces MSSIAALAAAALVAGCGGSGSTGSSGADGNTLTLWTHNAGNAAEYGVVKQVVKDFNASQSKYKVKIQAFPQGSYNDSVVAAASARKLPCLLDVDGPNVPNWAWGGYLAPLDLSKGQVAVKDQLPSTVGTYQGKTYASGFYDVALTMYSRKSVLKKYGIRVPTLDKPWTKTEFGDALARLKSGGKFKNPLDLGTGDPGEWWPYAYSPMLQSFGGDLIDRSTYKSAKGALNGDKAVEWGEWFRSLVTKGYAPQKSSKSPGDDFRNGKTAIQWDGSWSAQANIDKFGSDLAILPPVDFGDGPKIGGASWQWAMSSSCSNKAGAQAYLNFSRQTKYFVDFAKATGTIPATSVAAQQVKGYETGGQFNIFLKEAQKFAVVRPVTPAYPYISTVFSKTAMDILAGADVKGALDQAVSQIDNNLSTSNYSSGS; this is translated from the coding sequence GTGTCGAGCATAGCCGCCCTTGCCGCGGCGGCGCTCGTGGCCGGCTGCGGCGGCAGCGGCAGTACCGGCTCGTCGGGCGCCGACGGCAACACACTGACCCTGTGGACGCACAACGCCGGCAACGCCGCCGAATACGGCGTCGTGAAGCAGGTCGTCAAGGACTTCAACGCCAGTCAGAGCAAGTACAAGGTCAAGATCCAGGCGTTCCCGCAGGGTTCCTACAACGACTCGGTGGTGGCCGCGGCCTCCGCCAGGAAGCTGCCGTGTCTCCTCGACGTCGACGGCCCCAACGTCCCGAACTGGGCCTGGGGTGGGTACCTCGCGCCGCTGGATCTGTCCAAGGGCCAGGTCGCGGTGAAGGACCAATTGCCCAGCACAGTCGGCACGTACCAGGGCAAGACCTACGCGTCCGGGTTCTACGACGTCGCGCTCACCATGTACTCCCGCAAGTCGGTCCTGAAGAAGTACGGCATCCGCGTCCCCACCCTGGACAAGCCCTGGACCAAGACCGAGTTCGGCGACGCCCTGGCCAGACTGAAGTCGGGCGGCAAGTTCAAGAACCCGCTGGACCTCGGCACGGGGGATCCCGGCGAGTGGTGGCCGTACGCCTACTCGCCGATGCTGCAGAGCTTCGGCGGCGACCTGATCGACCGTTCCACCTACAAGAGCGCCAAGGGCGCGCTCAACGGTGACAAGGCCGTCGAGTGGGGCGAGTGGTTCCGCTCCCTGGTCACGAAGGGCTATGCGCCGCAGAAGTCCAGCAAGAGCCCCGGCGACGACTTCCGCAACGGCAAGACCGCCATCCAGTGGGACGGCAGCTGGTCCGCCCAGGCCAACATCGACAAGTTCGGCAGCGACCTCGCCATCCTCCCGCCGGTCGACTTCGGCGACGGGCCGAAGATCGGCGGAGCCTCCTGGCAGTGGGCCATGAGCTCCAGCTGCTCCAACAAGGCGGGCGCCCAGGCGTATCTGAACTTCTCCCGGCAGACGAAGTACTTCGTGGACTTCGCCAAGGCCACCGGCACCATTCCCGCCACCAGCGTGGCGGCGCAGCAGGTGAAGGGCTACGAGACGGGCGGCCAGTTCAACATCTTCCTCAAGGAAGCGCAGAAGTTCGCGGTGGTCCGGCCCGTCACCCCGGCCTACCCCTACATCTCCACGGTGTTCTCCAAGACTGCCATGGACATCCTGGCCGGCGCCGATGTGAAGGGCGCCCTTGACCAGGCCGTCAGCCAGATCGACAACAACTTGTCGACCAGCAACTACTCCAGCGGCAGCTGA
- a CDS encoding family 78 glycoside hydrolase catalytic domain, with product MKALTANGRVNPLGIGGDDPVLGWQLASARRATSQSAYEIQVGRKPGSTDVWSSGKVASDRQVGVRYGGPDLEAGTRYHWRVRAWDDKGVASPWSATAYFETGLLHSEDWNSAQWITRPAAPSELDKWTDYTATVEFKLDSAAFGMFLRAPDVSNGYMWQFNVTGSTPMLRLHKQVKGNYTVVQDVDLAPYGFTDASLLAGRHTVRYDVSGTTIKTTLDGKLVDTFTDATFTKGYIGFRTHACCGERGTVYDAVVTGADGGTLLDTDFASGRNPFTGGEIADNALVVSGTTDALYAPASRPLPLLRKDFATKAGKKIASARVYASALGLYELKLNGKPVGDQVLAPGWTNYDKRIQAQTYDVTKLLDSGDNVIGASLADGWWAGKVGLGWTHQYGDTPALVAKMRVTYTDGTIQWIATDGSWKASNGPFVKADLQDGETYDARLEPSGWSRPGFDDAKWEPAASLDSQTALLVPQSDEPVRQTQVLQARKTTEPTPGAYVYDLGQNMVGVSRLKLTGSAGQTVKIRYAEVLNKNGTLYTDNFRSAKVTDRYTFAETGTVTYEPTFTQHGFRYIEITGVNEPPALLDVKGVVWGSDLPTTGTLKTSDSMLDQLVSNISWSQRGNFLSIPTDTPARDERLGWTGDISLFAPTANYLVDTRAFLSHWMADVRNSQYANGDLPAVVPTPQGQFGDSGVGWSDVMITVPYHVWRSYDDTRILRENYPAMQKFFQFVRTSAGPDLLEPGRTTFFTNDWLNLDDPTEQGILGTAYYAENARMMAETAKALGDDAAASDYGKLSADIRDAFTKAYVAADGTVKGNSQTGYAMALAMNLVPDPALVDKVGEKFVAKLALTDYHLRTGFIGTPLLLPALSRIGRDDLAYKMLLHKDYPSWGYEVANGATTMWERWNSIMPNGDFGPVDMNSFNHYAYGAVGDWMFQNIGGISALEPGYKRSRIAPVPGGDLTEGTGSLTTVYGRLSSQWSTHNGAINLKVTVPVNTVAEVHVPTKTHRAVTEGGRPADAAKGVRFLRTEKGAAVFEVGSGSYDFGVHTVRGEAE from the coding sequence GTGAAGGCTCTGACTGCCAACGGCCGGGTGAACCCGCTGGGCATCGGTGGTGACGACCCGGTCCTCGGCTGGCAGTTGGCGTCGGCCCGGCGGGCGACATCGCAGTCGGCCTACGAGATCCAGGTGGGACGCAAGCCGGGCTCGACCGATGTGTGGTCGTCCGGCAAGGTGGCGTCCGACCGCCAGGTCGGCGTGCGGTACGGCGGGCCTGACCTGGAGGCGGGCACCCGTTACCACTGGCGCGTTCGGGCCTGGGACGACAAGGGAGTCGCGAGTCCCTGGAGCGCGACCGCGTACTTCGAGACGGGCCTGCTGCACTCCGAAGACTGGAACAGCGCCCAGTGGATCACTCGCCCCGCTGCTCCGAGCGAGCTGGACAAGTGGACCGACTACACCGCCACGGTCGAGTTCAAGCTCGACAGCGCCGCTTTCGGCATGTTCCTGCGTGCCCCGGATGTGAGCAACGGATACATGTGGCAGTTCAACGTCACGGGCTCCACTCCGATGCTGAGGCTGCACAAGCAGGTCAAGGGCAACTACACCGTGGTTCAGGACGTGGACCTCGCGCCCTACGGCTTCACCGACGCGAGTCTCCTCGCCGGCCGACACACCGTCCGCTACGACGTGTCGGGCACCACCATCAAGACGACCCTCGACGGCAAGCTGGTCGACACCTTCACCGACGCCACGTTCACGAAGGGCTACATAGGTTTCCGCACCCACGCATGCTGCGGCGAACGCGGAACCGTCTACGACGCCGTTGTGACCGGCGCCGACGGCGGCACGCTGCTGGACACCGACTTCGCGTCCGGCCGCAACCCGTTCACCGGCGGTGAGATCGCCGACAACGCCCTCGTCGTGTCCGGCACCACGGACGCCCTCTACGCACCCGCGTCCCGGCCGCTGCCACTGCTGCGCAAGGACTTCGCGACCAAGGCCGGCAAGAAGATCGCCTCCGCGCGCGTCTACGCGTCGGCACTCGGCCTCTACGAACTGAAGCTCAATGGCAAGCCGGTGGGCGACCAGGTGCTCGCCCCGGGCTGGACGAACTACGACAAGCGCATCCAGGCCCAGACCTACGACGTCACGAAACTGCTCGACAGCGGCGACAACGTCATCGGCGCTTCTCTGGCGGACGGTTGGTGGGCCGGCAAGGTCGGGCTCGGCTGGACCCACCAGTACGGGGACACCCCCGCTCTCGTGGCGAAGATGCGCGTCACCTACACCGACGGCACCATCCAGTGGATCGCCACGGACGGTTCGTGGAAGGCGTCAAACGGGCCCTTCGTGAAGGCCGACCTGCAGGACGGCGAGACGTACGACGCTCGTCTGGAGCCGTCGGGCTGGAGCCGGCCAGGATTCGACGACGCGAAGTGGGAGCCCGCCGCGAGCCTGGACTCGCAGACCGCGCTGCTGGTCCCGCAGAGCGACGAGCCGGTGCGCCAGACCCAGGTGCTCCAGGCCCGGAAGACGACCGAGCCCACCCCCGGGGCCTACGTCTACGACCTCGGTCAGAACATGGTCGGCGTGTCACGGCTGAAGCTGACCGGCTCCGCCGGCCAGACAGTCAAGATCCGCTACGCGGAAGTGCTCAACAAGAACGGCACCCTCTACACCGACAACTTCCGCAGTGCCAAGGTCACCGACCGCTACACCTTCGCCGAGACCGGAACGGTCACCTACGAACCCACCTTCACCCAGCACGGGTTCCGCTACATCGAGATCACCGGGGTGAACGAACCCCCCGCTCTCCTGGACGTCAAGGGCGTCGTATGGGGATCCGACCTCCCCACCACCGGCACACTGAAGACCTCGGACAGCATGCTCGACCAACTGGTGAGCAACATCTCCTGGAGCCAGCGCGGCAACTTCCTCTCCATCCCCACCGACACCCCGGCCCGCGACGAACGTCTGGGATGGACGGGAGACATCAGCCTGTTCGCGCCGACGGCCAACTACCTTGTCGACACCCGCGCGTTCCTGTCCCACTGGATGGCGGACGTACGCAACTCCCAGTACGCCAACGGCGATCTGCCGGCGGTCGTACCGACCCCTCAGGGCCAGTTCGGCGACAGCGGTGTCGGGTGGTCCGACGTGATGATCACGGTGCCGTACCACGTATGGCGCTCCTACGACGACACCCGCATCCTGCGGGAGAACTACCCCGCCATGCAGAAGTTCTTCCAGTTCGTGCGCACCAGCGCCGGACCGGACCTGCTCGAGCCCGGCCGCACCACCTTCTTCACCAACGACTGGCTGAACCTGGACGACCCGACCGAGCAGGGCATCCTGGGCACGGCCTACTACGCCGAGAACGCCCGCATGATGGCGGAGACGGCCAAGGCCCTGGGCGATGACGCGGCGGCGTCCGACTACGGCAAGCTCTCCGCGGACATCCGCGACGCCTTCACCAAGGCCTACGTCGCAGCCGACGGCACCGTCAAGGGCAACTCTCAGACCGGGTACGCGATGGCCCTCGCCATGAACCTTGTCCCGGATCCGGCGCTGGTCGACAAGGTCGGGGAGAAGTTCGTGGCCAAACTGGCGCTCACCGACTACCACCTGCGGACCGGCTTCATCGGCACCCCTCTGCTGCTGCCCGCGCTGAGCAGGATCGGCCGGGACGACTTGGCATACAAGATGCTGCTGCACAAGGACTACCCGTCCTGGGGCTACGAGGTCGCCAACGGTGCCACCACCATGTGGGAGCGCTGGAACTCGATCATGCCCAACGGCGACTTCGGCCCGGTCGACATGAACTCCTTCAACCACTATGCCTACGGCGCCGTGGGTGACTGGATGTTCCAGAACATCGGCGGCATCTCCGCGCTCGAGCCCGGCTACAAGCGCTCCCGGATCGCGCCGGTACCCGGCGGGGACCTGACGGAAGGGACCGGAAGCCTCACCACCGTCTACGGCCGCCTGTCGTCGCAGTGGAGCACCCACAACGGCGCCATCAACCTCAAGGTCACCGTCCCGGTCAACACCGTCGCGGAGGTCCATGTGCCGACGAAGACCCACCGGGCGGTCACCGAAGGCGGCCGACCGGCCGACGCCGCCAAGGGAGTCCGCTTCCTGCGCACGGAGAAGGGAGCCGCCGTGTTCGAGGTCGGATCGGGCTCCTACGACTTCGGCGTCCACACCGTCCGCGGAGAGGCCGAGTAG
- a CDS encoding PadR family transcriptional regulator gives MAKLRMTLQTQLVLRALLEDPGKQRYGLELCELAGLPSGTIYPILARLEQVGWLDSVWEDPAVHVEGGRPRRRFYRITQDGAEQARGAVAHAYRARKQPLPGWAAARPIADGGVS, from the coding sequence ATGGCGAAGCTGCGTATGACCCTGCAGACCCAACTGGTGTTGCGGGCTTTGTTGGAGGATCCCGGCAAGCAGCGCTACGGCCTGGAGCTGTGCGAGCTGGCGGGACTGCCGTCGGGCACCATCTATCCGATCCTGGCCCGCCTGGAACAAGTCGGCTGGCTGGACAGCGTCTGGGAGGATCCCGCCGTACATGTAGAAGGGGGCCGTCCGCGCCGCCGCTTCTACCGGATCACCCAAGATGGCGCCGAGCAGGCGCGCGGTGCCGTCGCACATGCCTACCGTGCCCGCAAACAGCCTCTCCCGGGATGGGCTGCCGCCCGCCCGATCGCCGACGGGGGAGTGTCATGA